In Bubalus kerabau isolate K-KA32 ecotype Philippines breed swamp buffalo chromosome 4, PCC_UOA_SB_1v2, whole genome shotgun sequence, one DNA window encodes the following:
- the SEPTIN9 gene encoding septin-9 isoform X3 has product MADTPRDAVLKQPPAPRNEKAPVDFGYVGIDSILEQMRRKAMKQGFEFNIMVVGQSGLGKSTLINTLFKSKISRKSVQPTSEERIPKTIEIKSITHDIEEKGVRMKLTVIDTPGFGDHINNENCWQPIMQFINDQYEKYLQEEVNINRKKRIPDTRVHCCLYFIPATGHSLRPLDIEFMKRLSKVVNIVPVIAKADTLTLEERVYFKQRITADLLSNGIDVYPQKEFDEDSEDRLVNEKFREMIPFAVVGSDHEYQVNGKRILGRKTKWGTIEVENTTHCEFAYLRDLLIRTHMQNIKDITSTIHFEAYRVKRLHEGSSTVANGVEEKAPEAQEM; this is encoded by the exons ATGGCCGACACCCCCAGAGATGCCGTGCTCAAGCAGCCGCCCGCACCACGGAACGAGAAGGCCCCCGTGGACTTCGGCTACGTGGGGATTGACTCCATCCTGGAGCAGATGCGCAGGAAGGCCATGAAGCAGGGCTTCGAGTTCAACATCATGGTGGTGG GGCAGAGCGGCTTGGGAAAGTCCACCTTGATCAACACCCTCTTCAAATCCAAGATCAGCCGGAAGTCAGTGCAGCCCACCTCGGAGGAGCGCATCCCGAAGACCATAGAGATCAAGTCCATCACACACG ATATTGAGGAGAAGGGCGTCCGCATGAAGCTGACAGTCATCGACACGCCGGGCTTCGGGGACCACATCAACAATGAGAACTG CTGGCAGCCCATCATGCAGTTCATCAACGACCAGTACGAGAAGTACCTGCAAGAGGAGGTCAACATCAACCGGAAGAAGCGCATCCCGGACACCCGCGTCCACTGCTGCCTGTACTTCATCCCCGCCACCGGCCACTC CCTCAGGCCCCTGGACATCGAGTTCATGAAGCGCCTGAGCAAAGTGGTCAACATCGTCCCAGTCATCGCCAAGGCCGACACGCTGACCCTGGAGGAGAGGGTCTACTTCAAACAGCGG ATCACTGCGGACCTGCTGTCCAATGGCATTGACGTGTACCCCCAGAAGGAGTTTGACGAGGACTCTGAGGACCGGCTGGTGAATGAGAAATTCCGG gagatGATCCCGTTCGCCGTGGTGGGCAGTGACCACGAGTACCAAGTGAACGGGAAGaggatccttggaaggaaaaccaaGTGGGGCACCATCGAAG TCGAGAACACCACTCACTGTGAGTTTGCTTACCTGCGGGACCTCCTTATCAG GACACACATGCAGAACATCAAAGACATCACCAGCACCATCCACTTCGAAGCCTACCGCGTGAAACGTCTGCACGAGGGCAGCAGCACCGTGGCCAACGGCGTCGAGGAGAAGGCGCCCGAAGCCCAGGAGATGTAG